The Pleuronectes platessa chromosome 10, fPlePla1.1, whole genome shotgun sequence genome contains a region encoding:
- the mal2 gene encoding protein MAL2: MSEPPAANPAATSFPAPTISLPLGLEVLRTYSGALVCLEILFGGLVWILVASSNVPVPLLQGWVMFVSVTTFFLSSAYLVILVTGLADRINTDWNFLDVFYHFIALLFYFAAFVLEAATTAARGVAHVNSTECGGCFPHPRGNILTVLSETQYGINVAATIFAFIVTLCYGCSMVMGFKRWIV, encoded by the exons atgtcGGAACCACCAGCCGCAAACCCCGCTGCCACCTCGTTCCCTGCCCCGACGATCTCTCTCCCCCTGGGACTGGAAGTACTGAGGACTTACTCTGGAGCTCTTGTCTGCTTAGAAATA TTATTTGGGGGTTTAGTATGGATCCTGGTGGCCTCCTCCAACGTGCCCGTGCCTCTGCTGCAGGGCTGGGTGATGTTCGTCTCCGTCACCACCTTCTTCCTTTCCTCCGCCTACCTCGTGATCCTCGTCACCGGCCTGGCTGACCGCATCAACACCGACTGGAACTTCTTG GATGTGTTTTACCATTTCATAGCTCTGCTGTTCTACTTCGCCGCCTTCGTGTTGGAGGCAGCGACCACAGCAGCAAGAGGAGTGGCCCACGTCAACAGCACTGAATGTGGGGGGTGTTTCCCCCACCCTCGAGGCAACATATTGACAGTCCTGAGTGAGACGCAGTACGGTATTAATGTGGCAGCCACG ATATTTGCCTTCATAGTGACGCTATGCTACGGCTGCAGTATGGTGATGGGCTTCAAGAGGTGGATAGTGTAA